The following proteins are co-located in the Pararge aegeria chromosome 3, ilParAegt1.1, whole genome shotgun sequence genome:
- the LOC120635598 gene encoding uncharacterized protein LOC120635598, giving the protein MKPKIENSENKDDTVTGDVIGDTAYSERFVLKLLLKFANLDTLKDEIQEKSFEEDLCTLWDMTAERDVVLFLQKHDVLNLLSFAWPVIESPRIVEVLIGIIGNMCCQREAAESLLKMNSFLTMLLEYAKSEDSLTIIQLLRLINSSLFLSDDNISIWIDMFINVGYSNALYFILKNSSNKELLLTGLENFNTICSYCNTGRNRTKFFGHFVGSEAIVSLVAAFTEITVKQKDCCDRDQLERVLIISLQITLNLVGFDKSYEVLSDNKPDVGIIIAIVFSYYENKFVNQKEIDMDLIDIIDSAYTIVRELQIGELCDYEQYCLQSYSMWKTLSSIATFDQNGGSSFENDDKEELQEFSKKMKTSLSILIFNYLENCSDDNLLKALDLIDSNYEDMLSLVNDKLLVKAVSDRASNYRTRLKETENC; this is encoded by the coding sequence ATGAAACCAAAAATAGAGAACAGTGAAAATAAAGACGATACAGTGACGGGTGATGTTATAGGTGACACGGCGTACAGTGAAAGATTTGTCCTAAAGTTGCTACTAAAATTTGCGAACTTGGACACACTGAAAGATGAAATACAAGAGAAATCGTTCGAAGAAGACCTATGCACGCTTTGGGACATGACTGCTGAGCGAGACGTTGTGCTATTTCTACAAAAGCACGATGTTTTGAACTTGCTTAGTTTCGCTTGGCCGGTTATCGAATCGCCTCGAATTGTTGAAGTTCTGATAGGAATAATTGGAAATATGTGTTGTCAAAGAGAAGCGGCGGAGTCGCTTTTGAAAATGAATAGTTTTCTTACCATGCTACTAGAGTACGCGAAATCTGAGGATAGCCTTACCATCATACAACTCCTACGACTAATAAACTCCAGTTTATTCCTGTCCGACGATAACATATCAATCTGGATCGATATGTTTATCAATGTGGGATATTCGAATGCTCTGTACTTCATACTCAAGAACTCTTCAAATAAAGAATTGCTATTAACAGGATTGGAAAATTTTAACACAATATGCTCATACTGTAACACTGGTAGGAACAGAACAAAATTTTTCGGTCATTTTGTTGGTTCAGAAGCCATTGTGTCGTTAGTGGCAGCTTTCACAGAGATCACAGTCAAACAAAAAGATTGTTGTGATAGAGATCAATTAGAACgagtattaataataagtttgcAAATCACTCTGAATTTAGTTGGTTTTGATAAATCGTATGAAGTACTCAGTGATAATAAGCCAGATGTTGGAATTATTATTGctattgttttttcttattatgAAAACAAGTTTGTTAATCAGAAAGAAATTGATATGGATTTAATTGATATTATAGATTCTGCATATACAATAGTAAGGGAGTTACAGATTGGGGAGTTATGCGATTATGAACAGTATTGTCTACAGAGCTACAGTATGTGGAAAACATTAAGTTCGATCGCTACATTTGACCAAAACGGAGGTTCAAGTTTTGAAAATGATGATAAAGAAGAACTCCAGGAATTTTCAAAGAAAATGAAAACCTCACTGAGCATACTTATATTCAATTACCTAGAAAACTGTTCCGATGACAATTTACTGAAAGCTCTAGACTTAATTGACTCAAATTATGAAGATATGTTAAGTTTAGTTAATGATAAATTGTTGGTGAAAGCAGTGTCAGATAGGGCTTCAAATTATAGGACTAGGTTGAAGGAGACTGAAAACTGTTGA